From Drosophila nasuta strain 15112-1781.00 chromosome X, ASM2355853v1, whole genome shotgun sequence, one genomic window encodes:
- the LOC132797072 gene encoding solute carrier family 41 member 1 isoform X2: MDAMEKLLQRSEILRYNRLSRGRSGRRRRGSSDYAPLLSSDVDDDNVSDEESEADPDNEKLSGLPHSTTGSLSSIITTSIASSEPDPGAAGGGGGGGSGPGGNGPGGGPGGAIPADACSIAGINGSSEEKLALNRPGIKQEKWTTILLQVSIPFFLAGIGTIGAGIVLGRVEKWYVFKNVSELFILVPALLGLKGNLDMCLASRLSTQVNLGNMTSRSNVVRMIVGNIALVQVQATVASFLVAMFAMSVGAAMTGSFYFENAMLLTASAMFTATSSCFVLDFVLVAVILFSQKYRLNPDNLATPLAASIGDVVSISLLSFIASLLYEHIKTHLWITFIVVTCYLVLLPMWVVIVLKNEYTRPVLKSGWVPVLSALCISGLGGLVLDAAVEVFNGFVVFQPIINGIGGNLVSVQASKISTMLHQSSIIGIIPPHTKVVEWPWRALFKGVPYAKTARILIAMSIPGNVLFIFVADYINMNATTVTWVFMLSYLVASLVQVMLLLYIAHIIVHAMWKWKIDPDNSAIPYLTALGDLLGSSLLAVAWLFTMSVGMQYGSNMDTLNAPN; encoded by the exons ATCCCGACAATGAGAAGTTGTCCGGCCTTCCACATTCGACAACTGGTTCACTAAGCTCAATCATCACGACGTCCATAGCATCCTCTGAACCGGATCCTGGTGCGGcgggcggcggcggcggtggaggCAGCGGACCAGGTGGCAATGGACCAGGTGGCGGACCAGGTGGAGCGATACCCGCCGATGCGTGCAGCATTGCGGGCATCAATGGCAGCTCCGAGGAGAAGTTGGCACTGAATCGCCCAGGCATCAAACAGGAGAAATGGACAACGATCCTGCTGCAGGTATCGATACCGTTCTTTCTCGCTGGCATTGGCACCATCGGAGCGGGCATTGTGCTCGGTCGCGTCGAG AAATGGTATGTCTTCAAGAATGTGAGTGAACTGTTCATTCTGGTGCCGGCGCTGCTCGGTCTGAAGGGTAATCTGGACATGTGCCTCGCCTCGCGTCTCTCCACACAAGTCAATTTGGGCAATATGACGTCGCGTTCGAATGTGGTGCGAATGATTGTGGGCAACATTGCGCTGGTGCAGGTGCAGGCCACAGTTGCCTCCTTTCTGGTGGCCATGTTTGCCATGAGCGTTGGCGCTGCGATGACCGGCAGCTTCTACTTTGAGAACGCAATGCTCTTGACCGCCTCGGCCATGTTTACGGCCACCTCATCGTGTTTTGTGCTAG ATTTCGTGCTGGTCGCTGTGATACTGTTCTCGCAAAAGTATCGCCTGAATCCGGATAATCTGGCCACGCCGTTAGCTGCCTCCATCGGTGATGTCGTCTCGATCAGTTTGCTGTCGTTCATTGCCTCGCTGCTCTACGAGCACATAA AAACCCATCTGTGGATCACTTTCATTGTGGTCACCTGCTATCTGGTGCTGCTGCCCATGTGGGTCGTCATTGTGCTGAAGAACGAATATACGCGGCCGGTGCTGAAGAGCGGCTGGGTTCCAGTGCTCTCAGCGCTCTGCATCAGCGG tcTTGGCGGTCTGGTACTCGATGCCGCTGTGGAGGTGTTCAATGGTTTTGTCGTCTTTCAGCCGATCATTAATGGCATTGGCGGCAATCTGGTGTCGGTGCAGGCCAGCAAGATATCGACGATGCTGCATCAGAGCTCAATAATTGGCATTATACCACCGCACACAAAGGTCGTCGAGTGGCCTTGGCGAGCACTGTTCAAAGGCG TTCCTTATGCAAAGACGGCTCGCATTCTGATTGCCATGTCAATACCTGGCAATGTGCTCTTCATCTTTGTGGCTGACTACATCAACATGAACGCGACAACAGTGACGTGGGTGTTTATGCTATCATATCTTGTCGCCAGTTTGGTGCAG GTCATGCTGTTGCTGTATATTGCGCATATCATAGTGCATGCCATGTGGAAGTGGAAGATCGATCCGGATAACTCGGCCATACCATATCTGACGGCGCTGGGCGATCTGTTGGGCAGCAGTCTGTTGGCTGTCGCGTGGCTCTTTACGATGTCGGTCGGCATGCAATATGGCTCCAATATGGATACATTGAATGCGCCCAACTAG
- the LOC132797070 gene encoding late secretory pathway protein AVL9 homolog, giving the protein MASEPENKPPILHILVVGFHHKLGCQVEFSHPPLIAGSTGRNECPSGWKYLPTLALPDGSHNFVEDTVFFNLPSLFEPAASIYGVSCYRQIPVEKLKIRTADVTRSTVQKSVCILARLPIYGYIEVKLALIADAFFDQGDFSCTELLVKAYQQLNACLLDEETRRPLRHFHVGLSLREIVLHWRHKTLILFKLLLLQRRVVCFGSPVRGMCVLILGMASLIPRLLEKGFQEVACVRTSRPLSPMPDFTDSLQREAAAEIEVETKVHTEAEAVPEAEAEAVTEVEAEIVPEAEDLTLVSSAASAGSQCGNSSGNTSPHTTPNSQSQDSSSCPTTTPTHPDLQRVDSTESGHSAGKRNGRSSSLTREASVDTLASNLAALCAINPDEYRAPVSIFASGNLCLPYLSLPYMDLLSDPMVLSYIIGTSNVLFQQKRQLADVLVDIEAANLDAHDPELRRQLVLSTEDLRYMDFILKHVQTPKEDAEGSEYWIREQFQGYILALLRTAVAPDVKDNDHFNAQFMNAFKRTQCYQEWYDVRPEPEFFDALPAGHPFAGTLSVADMKLKLAQTMQNSESGRKINQAVNTTSRAVGGAISQAKGAFSSWWSSITTAPPVNSSGTVAGANSAGGSESSSQSQSLSHIDEGIDGAAVSQQPQEISVTFQNHKDDTQLDVAGVSIHISSQISEESLEEAHDSSANSPQHQQQGIVEIGREAELLDRCTNNEQQATTTTANSPQSQAQSQPLRAIGCGGDLTLSSGTAAAVECNNGDVFIV; this is encoded by the exons ATGGCCAGCGAGCCAGAGAACAAGCCACCTATATTGCACATTCTGGTCGTTGGCTTCCATCACAAACTCGGCTGTCAGGTGGAATTCTCGCATCCCCCTCTAATCGCCGGCTCCACGGGCCGCAACGAATGCCCATCGGGCTGGAAGTATCTGCCCACCCTAGCGCTGCCCGATGGTTCGCACAACTTTGTCGAGGATACGGTCTTCTTCAATCTACCCAGTCTCTTtgagccagcagccagcataTACGGTGTGTCGTGCTATCGCCAGATACCCGTCGAAAAGTTGAAAATACGCACCGCTGACGTGACCCGCAGCACCGTACAAAAGTCCGTCTGCATCTTGGCTCGACTGCCCATCTATGGCTACATTGAGGTAAAGTTGGCGCTCATTGCAGACGCTTTCTTCGACCAGGGCGACTTCAGTTGCACCGAACTGTTGGTCAAAGCTTATCAGCAGTTGAATGCCTGTTTGCTGGATGAGGAGACGCGCCGCCCGCTGCGACATTTCCATGTGGGACTGTCGCTGCGTGAGATTGTGCTGCACTGGCGCCACAAGACGCTGATACTGTTCAAGCTGCTGCTCCTGCAACGTCGCGTTGTCTGCTTTGGCTCCCCCGTGCGTGGCATGTGTGTCCTCATCCTGGGCATGGCGTCGTTGATACCACGATTGCTGGAGAAGGGCTTCCAGGAAGTGGCCTGTGTGCGTACGTCGCGACCTCTTTCGCCCATGCCCGACTTTACCGACTCACTGCAACGCGAAGCCGCCGCTGAGATTGAGGTGGAGACTAAGGTTCATACGGAGGCTGAGGCTGTGCCTGAAGCAGAGGCGGAGGCAGTGACAGAAGTAGAGGCTGAAATTGTGCCAGAGGCGGAGGATCTAACACTAGTCTCGTCGGCAGCGTCGGCGGGCTCGCAGTGCGgtaacagcagcggcaacacgTCGCCGCATACAACGCCCAATTCACAGTCGCAGGACTCCAGTAGCTGTCCGACAACAACGCCAACGCATCCGGATCTGCAGCGTGTGGACTCCACGGAAAGTGGCCACAGCGCCGGCAAACGCAATGGACGCAGCAGCTCACTGACCCGTGAGGCCAGTGTGGACACCTTGGCAT CCAATCTTGCAGCACTGTGCGCCATCAATCCGGATGAGTATCGTGCGCCAGTGAGCATATTTGCCAGTGGCAATCTCTGCTTGCCGTACTTATCGCTACCATACATGGATCTGCTTAGCGATCCCATGGTACTCTCCTATATCATTGGCACCTCCAACGTCCTATTCCAACAGAAACGTCAGCTGGCTGACGTTCTTGTCGACATTGAGGCTGCCAATCTGGACGCCCACGATCCGGAACTGCGCCGTCAGCTGGTGCTAAGCACCGAGGATCTGCGCTACATGGACTTCATACTGAAACACGTACAAACGCCCAAGGAGGATGCCGAGGGCAGCGAATACTGGATACGCGAGCAGTTCCAGGGCTATATTCTGGCTTTGCTGCGCACTGCGGTTGCACCTG atgTCAAAGACAATGATCACTTCAATGCGCAGTTTATGAATGCATTTAAGCGCACACAATGTTATCAGGAATGGTACGATGTGCGACCCGAACCCGAATTTTTTGATGCACTTCCCGCCGGTCATCCGTTTGCGGGCACTCTATCCGTGGCGGACATGAAGCTCAAGCTGGCACA AACTATGCAGAATAGCGAAAGTGGACGCAAAATTAATCAGGCCGTTAATACGACCAGTCGAGCTGTTGGTGGTGCCATCTCTCAGGCGAAAGGCGCCTTCTCCAGCTGGTGGTCGTCGATTACAACAGCGCCGCCCGTTAATAGTTCGGGTACAGTTGCCGGAGCTAATTCGGCTGGTGGCAGCGAGAGCAGCAGTCAGAGCCAGAGTCTCAGTCACATTGATGAGGGCATCGATGGTGCTGCGGTGTCGCAACAGCCTCAAGAGATCTCAGTTACATTCCAGAACCACAAAGACGATACCCAACTGGATGTGGCCGGTGTCAGCATACACATTTCCAGTCAGATCAGCGAGGAGAGCCTTGAGGAGGCGCATGATTCGAGCGCTAACTCAccacagcatcaacaacaggGCATCGTGGAAATTGGTCGCGAAGCCGAATTGCTCGATCGGTGCACCAACAATgagcagcaggcaacaacgacgacagcgaACTCTCCTCAATCGCAGGCGCAATCTCAGCCACTGCGTGCTATTGGCTGCGGTGGTGATCTGACGCTATCTAGTGGTACAGCAGCCGCTGTTGAGTGTAATAACGGGGATGTTTTCATAGTTTGA
- the LOC132797072 gene encoding solute carrier family 41 member 2 isoform X3: MKPISSIHSGGENSGSTMRRRPIHPDNEKLSGLPHSTTGSLSSIITTSIASSEPDPGAAGGGGGGGSGPGGNGPGGGPGGAIPADACSIAGINGSSEEKLALNRPGIKQEKWTTILLQVSIPFFLAGIGTIGAGIVLGRVEKWYVFKNVSELFILVPALLGLKGNLDMCLASRLSTQVNLGNMTSRSNVVRMIVGNIALVQVQATVASFLVAMFAMSVGAAMTGSFYFENAMLLTASAMFTATSSCFVLDFVLVAVILFSQKYRLNPDNLATPLAASIGDVVSISLLSFIASLLYEHIKTHLWITFIVVTCYLVLLPMWVVIVLKNEYTRPVLKSGWVPVLSALCISGLGGLVLDAAVEVFNGFVVFQPIINGIGGNLVSVQASKISTMLHQSSIIGIIPPHTKVVEWPWRALFKGVPYAKTARILIAMSIPGNVLFIFVADYINMNATTVTWVFMLSYLVASLVQVMLLLYIAHIIVHAMWKWKIDPDNSAIPYLTALGDLLGSSLLAVAWLFTMSVGMQYGSNMDTLNAPN, translated from the exons ATCCCGACAATGAGAAGTTGTCCGGCCTTCCACATTCGACAACTGGTTCACTAAGCTCAATCATCACGACGTCCATAGCATCCTCTGAACCGGATCCTGGTGCGGcgggcggcggcggcggtggaggCAGCGGACCAGGTGGCAATGGACCAGGTGGCGGACCAGGTGGAGCGATACCCGCCGATGCGTGCAGCATTGCGGGCATCAATGGCAGCTCCGAGGAGAAGTTGGCACTGAATCGCCCAGGCATCAAACAGGAGAAATGGACAACGATCCTGCTGCAGGTATCGATACCGTTCTTTCTCGCTGGCATTGGCACCATCGGAGCGGGCATTGTGCTCGGTCGCGTCGAG AAATGGTATGTCTTCAAGAATGTGAGTGAACTGTTCATTCTGGTGCCGGCGCTGCTCGGTCTGAAGGGTAATCTGGACATGTGCCTCGCCTCGCGTCTCTCCACACAAGTCAATTTGGGCAATATGACGTCGCGTTCGAATGTGGTGCGAATGATTGTGGGCAACATTGCGCTGGTGCAGGTGCAGGCCACAGTTGCCTCCTTTCTGGTGGCCATGTTTGCCATGAGCGTTGGCGCTGCGATGACCGGCAGCTTCTACTTTGAGAACGCAATGCTCTTGACCGCCTCGGCCATGTTTACGGCCACCTCATCGTGTTTTGTGCTAG ATTTCGTGCTGGTCGCTGTGATACTGTTCTCGCAAAAGTATCGCCTGAATCCGGATAATCTGGCCACGCCGTTAGCTGCCTCCATCGGTGATGTCGTCTCGATCAGTTTGCTGTCGTTCATTGCCTCGCTGCTCTACGAGCACATAA AAACCCATCTGTGGATCACTTTCATTGTGGTCACCTGCTATCTGGTGCTGCTGCCCATGTGGGTCGTCATTGTGCTGAAGAACGAATATACGCGGCCGGTGCTGAAGAGCGGCTGGGTTCCAGTGCTCTCAGCGCTCTGCATCAGCGG tcTTGGCGGTCTGGTACTCGATGCCGCTGTGGAGGTGTTCAATGGTTTTGTCGTCTTTCAGCCGATCATTAATGGCATTGGCGGCAATCTGGTGTCGGTGCAGGCCAGCAAGATATCGACGATGCTGCATCAGAGCTCAATAATTGGCATTATACCACCGCACACAAAGGTCGTCGAGTGGCCTTGGCGAGCACTGTTCAAAGGCG TTCCTTATGCAAAGACGGCTCGCATTCTGATTGCCATGTCAATACCTGGCAATGTGCTCTTCATCTTTGTGGCTGACTACATCAACATGAACGCGACAACAGTGACGTGGGTGTTTATGCTATCATATCTTGTCGCCAGTTTGGTGCAG GTCATGCTGTTGCTGTATATTGCGCATATCATAGTGCATGCCATGTGGAAGTGGAAGATCGATCCGGATAACTCGGCCATACCATATCTGACGGCGCTGGGCGATCTGTTGGGCAGCAGTCTGTTGGCTGTCGCGTGGCTCTTTACGATGTCGGTCGGCATGCAATATGGCTCCAATATGGATACATTGAATGCGCCCAACTAG
- the LOC132797072 gene encoding solute carrier family 41 member 1 isoform X1 — protein MQKMSLRNDEQNTSLTNLDLTQQKQEPQNTAGHHQSSSSPSSPSNPSSSSSPSSQLPIATPNELKQRQKSSLSPLNVRRLSSYAAHNEAAEIGPDDGVLATPPPASTTININTINNNNSNTNNNNNTSSTSSLYATPPLYQQQLSTMTTTTPLDTALDDKYKLFTIYNGNDPDNEKLSGLPHSTTGSLSSIITTSIASSEPDPGAAGGGGGGGSGPGGNGPGGGPGGAIPADACSIAGINGSSEEKLALNRPGIKQEKWTTILLQVSIPFFLAGIGTIGAGIVLGRVEKWYVFKNVSELFILVPALLGLKGNLDMCLASRLSTQVNLGNMTSRSNVVRMIVGNIALVQVQATVASFLVAMFAMSVGAAMTGSFYFENAMLLTASAMFTATSSCFVLDFVLVAVILFSQKYRLNPDNLATPLAASIGDVVSISLLSFIASLLYEHIKTHLWITFIVVTCYLVLLPMWVVIVLKNEYTRPVLKSGWVPVLSALCISGLGGLVLDAAVEVFNGFVVFQPIINGIGGNLVSVQASKISTMLHQSSIIGIIPPHTKVVEWPWRALFKGVPYAKTARILIAMSIPGNVLFIFVADYINMNATTVTWVFMLSYLVASLVQVMLLLYIAHIIVHAMWKWKIDPDNSAIPYLTALGDLLGSSLLAVAWLFTMSVGMQYGSNMDTLNAPN, from the exons ATGCAAAAAATGTCGCTGCGAAATGATGAGCAGAACACAAGCCTCACCAACCTCGACCTCACACAGCAGAAACAAGAACCACAGAATACAGCAGGCCACCACCAATCCAGTTCCAGTCCAAGTTCCCCTTCCAATCCAAGTTCCAGTTCCAGTCCCAGTTCCCAGCTCCCGATTGCAACGCCAAATGAGCTGAAGCAGCGACAGAAATCATCGCTATCACCGCTGAATGTGCGACGCCTCTCCTCCTATGCCGCACACAATGAAGCCGCCGAGATTGGGCCCGATGATGGGGTGTTGGCAACGCCTCCGCCCGCCTCCACCACCATCAATATTAACACgatcaacaataacaacagtaacaccaacaacaataacaacacatcATCAACGTCCTCATTATATGCCACGCCACCACTgtaccaacaacaattgtcAACAATGACCACAACGACGCCGTTAGACACGGCTTTGGATGATAAATACAAGTTATTTACCATCTATAATGGAAACG ATCCCGACAATGAGAAGTTGTCCGGCCTTCCACATTCGACAACTGGTTCACTAAGCTCAATCATCACGACGTCCATAGCATCCTCTGAACCGGATCCTGGTGCGGcgggcggcggcggcggtggaggCAGCGGACCAGGTGGCAATGGACCAGGTGGCGGACCAGGTGGAGCGATACCCGCCGATGCGTGCAGCATTGCGGGCATCAATGGCAGCTCCGAGGAGAAGTTGGCACTGAATCGCCCAGGCATCAAACAGGAGAAATGGACAACGATCCTGCTGCAGGTATCGATACCGTTCTTTCTCGCTGGCATTGGCACCATCGGAGCGGGCATTGTGCTCGGTCGCGTCGAG AAATGGTATGTCTTCAAGAATGTGAGTGAACTGTTCATTCTGGTGCCGGCGCTGCTCGGTCTGAAGGGTAATCTGGACATGTGCCTCGCCTCGCGTCTCTCCACACAAGTCAATTTGGGCAATATGACGTCGCGTTCGAATGTGGTGCGAATGATTGTGGGCAACATTGCGCTGGTGCAGGTGCAGGCCACAGTTGCCTCCTTTCTGGTGGCCATGTTTGCCATGAGCGTTGGCGCTGCGATGACCGGCAGCTTCTACTTTGAGAACGCAATGCTCTTGACCGCCTCGGCCATGTTTACGGCCACCTCATCGTGTTTTGTGCTAG ATTTCGTGCTGGTCGCTGTGATACTGTTCTCGCAAAAGTATCGCCTGAATCCGGATAATCTGGCCACGCCGTTAGCTGCCTCCATCGGTGATGTCGTCTCGATCAGTTTGCTGTCGTTCATTGCCTCGCTGCTCTACGAGCACATAA AAACCCATCTGTGGATCACTTTCATTGTGGTCACCTGCTATCTGGTGCTGCTGCCCATGTGGGTCGTCATTGTGCTGAAGAACGAATATACGCGGCCGGTGCTGAAGAGCGGCTGGGTTCCAGTGCTCTCAGCGCTCTGCATCAGCGG tcTTGGCGGTCTGGTACTCGATGCCGCTGTGGAGGTGTTCAATGGTTTTGTCGTCTTTCAGCCGATCATTAATGGCATTGGCGGCAATCTGGTGTCGGTGCAGGCCAGCAAGATATCGACGATGCTGCATCAGAGCTCAATAATTGGCATTATACCACCGCACACAAAGGTCGTCGAGTGGCCTTGGCGAGCACTGTTCAAAGGCG TTCCTTATGCAAAGACGGCTCGCATTCTGATTGCCATGTCAATACCTGGCAATGTGCTCTTCATCTTTGTGGCTGACTACATCAACATGAACGCGACAACAGTGACGTGGGTGTTTATGCTATCATATCTTGTCGCCAGTTTGGTGCAG GTCATGCTGTTGCTGTATATTGCGCATATCATAGTGCATGCCATGTGGAAGTGGAAGATCGATCCGGATAACTCGGCCATACCATATCTGACGGCGCTGGGCGATCTGTTGGGCAGCAGTCTGTTGGCTGTCGCGTGGCTCTTTACGATGTCGGTCGGCATGCAATATGGCTCCAATATGGATACATTGAATGCGCCCAACTAG